In a single window of the Balaenoptera acutorostrata chromosome 3, mBalAcu1.1, whole genome shotgun sequence genome:
- the CIAO2A gene encoding cytosolic iron-sulfur assembly component 2A, which yields MERVSGLLSWTLSRVLWLSGLFERGAARQPRIMEEKALEVYDLIRTIRDPEKPNTLEELEVVTESCVEVQEINEEDYLVIIRFTPTVPHCSLATLIGLCLRVKLQRCLPFKHKLEIYISEGTHSTEEDINKQINDKERVAAAMENPNLREIVEQCVLEPD from the exons ATGGAGCGGGTGTCCGGACTGCTCTCCTGGACGCTGAGCAGAGTCCTGTGGCTGTCGGGCCTCTTTGAGCGGGGAGCTGCCCGGCAGCCCCGGATCATGGAAGAGAAAGCGCTAGAAGTTTATG ATTTGATTCGAACTATCCGGGACCCAGAGAAACCCAATACTTTAGAAGAACTGGAAGTGGTAACGGAAAGTTGTGTGGAGGTTCAGGAGATAAATGAAGAAGACTATTTGGTTATTATCAGGTTCACGCCAACAGTACCTCATTGCTCTTTGGCGACTCTTATTG GGCTGTGCTTAAGAGTTAAACTTCAGCGGTGTTTACCGTTTAAACATAAG ttGGAAATCTACATCTCTGAAGGAACCCACTCAACAGAGGAAGATA TCAACAAGCAGATAAATGACAAAGAGCGAGTGGCAGCTGCGATGGAGAACCCCAACTTACGGGAAATCGTGGAACAGTGTGTCCTTGAACCTGACTAA